A region from the Rosa rugosa chromosome 6, drRosRugo1.1, whole genome shotgun sequence genome encodes:
- the LOC133714466 gene encoding FHA domain-containing protein DDL-like isoform X1, giving the protein MLRKTADDNTGHKSSRSRHGQSTFPLNEHHKYILRTHSPQQAADTTSCRYRSSCYLVTIFQVLESREAEDGIDENDSVAMMRAAEEALEAQKKQKPSFEISGKLTVETNRFRGITLLYTEPAEGRPPHVKWPLYVFKGGEVLDGRS; this is encoded by the exons ATGTTGAGAAAGACAGCAGATGACAACACTGGTCATAAGTCTTCAAGATCAAGACATGGGCAGTCTACTTTTCCATTGAATGAACACCACAAGTACATACTCCGAACTCATTCACCTCAACAAGCTGCAGATACCACAAGCTGCAGATACCGGAGCTCATGCTATCTG GTAACTATTTTCCAGGTGCTAGAGTCGAGGGAGGCTGAGGATGG GATTGATGAGAATGATTCAGTAGCTATGATGAGGGCTGCTGAGGAAGCCTTGGAAGCACAGAAAAAG CAAAAACCTTCATTTGAGATATCTGGAAAACTTACTGTTGAAACCAATAGATTCAGGG GTATAACACTATTATACACTGAGCCAGCAGAAGGACGGCCACCTCACGTAAAATGGCCGCTTTATGTTTTCAAGGGTGGTGAAGTTCTTGATG GAAGAAGCTGA
- the LOC133714466 gene encoding FHA domain-containing protein DDL-like isoform X2 — translation MLRKTADDNTGHKSSRSRHGQSTFPLNEHHKYILRTHSPQQAADTTSCRYRSSCYLVLESREAEDGIDENDSVAMMRAAEEALEAQKKQKPSFEISGKLTVETNRFRGITLLYTEPAEGRPPHVKWPLYVFKGGEVLDGRS, via the exons ATGTTGAGAAAGACAGCAGATGACAACACTGGTCATAAGTCTTCAAGATCAAGACATGGGCAGTCTACTTTTCCATTGAATGAACACCACAAGTACATACTCCGAACTCATTCACCTCAACAAGCTGCAGATACCACAAGCTGCAGATACCGGAGCTCATGCTATCTG GTGCTAGAGTCGAGGGAGGCTGAGGATGG GATTGATGAGAATGATTCAGTAGCTATGATGAGGGCTGCTGAGGAAGCCTTGGAAGCACAGAAAAAG CAAAAACCTTCATTTGAGATATCTGGAAAACTTACTGTTGAAACCAATAGATTCAGGG GTATAACACTATTATACACTGAGCCAGCAGAAGGACGGCCACCTCACGTAAAATGGCCGCTTTATGTTTTCAAGGGTGGTGAAGTTCTTGATG GAAGAAGCTGA